Proteins from one Halovivax limisalsi genomic window:
- a CDS encoding SCO family protein — MIQTRSTAIDRRRFLAVAGSTAVLGSTAGCLERFESGDDRDDLVLSPPENHDRLADADLDIPIYGEALPEATVPAALSDRSVTTTEFVGERITMLTFIYTSCTTVCPGLTSSLRRVQADATQRGYADEIAFQTVTFDPEYDTPDVLRSYGQNLGVDFDVGNWYFLRPPTPEAARDVVTETFGVAFERGEADESTTGGEQHDEGHSDGESHDGHERRFAHTSLILLVNRAGFVERAYTGGPPRPDRLLETVRTVVEEG, encoded by the coding sequence ATGATCCAGACACGCTCCACCGCCATCGACAGGCGACGATTCCTCGCAGTAGCCGGTTCGACGGCGGTGCTCGGCTCGACGGCTGGCTGTCTAGAGCGCTTCGAGTCCGGCGACGATCGCGACGACCTGGTCCTCTCGCCGCCGGAGAACCACGACCGGCTCGCCGACGCCGACCTCGACATCCCGATCTACGGCGAGGCGTTGCCCGAGGCGACGGTGCCGGCCGCGCTGTCGGATCGGTCGGTGACGACGACCGAGTTCGTCGGCGAGCGCATCACGATGCTGACGTTCATCTACACGTCCTGTACCACCGTCTGTCCCGGTCTGACCTCGTCGCTCCGCCGGGTCCAGGCCGACGCCACGCAACGCGGCTACGCCGACGAAATCGCGTTCCAGACGGTCACGTTCGATCCCGAGTACGACACGCCGGACGTCCTTCGCTCGTACGGCCAGAATCTCGGGGTCGATTTCGACGTCGGGAACTGGTATTTCCTCCGACCGCCGACGCCGGAGGCCGCCCGCGACGTCGTGACCGAGACGTTCGGCGTGGCGTTCGAACGGGGCGAGGCCGACGAGAGCACGACTGGCGGCGAACAGCACGACGAGGGTCACTCAGATGGCGAGTCGCACGACGGGCACGAGCGCCGATTCGCACACACCTCGTTGATCCTGCTCGTCAATCGTGCCGGCTTCGTCGAGCGCGCCTACACCGGCGGCCCGCCGCGTCCCGACCGATTGCTCGAGACGGTTCGAACCGTCGTCGAGGAGGGATGA